Below is a window of Paramagnetospirillum magneticum AMB-1 DNA.
AGAAGGATTGCCACCTAGTGCTGCTCAACGGCACGTTCGTGCCGCCCGACGCCCGGACCCGCACCGGCCTGACCGAAGGCGACACGGTGAGCATCTGGCCGCCGATCGGAGGGGGATGAGCACTGAACGCGTCGCCTCCATGGCGCTGGACGAATTCCGCCGCCACCTGCCGCTTGCCCTGCGCGGCCACACCTATGCCTGGGCCGACGCGCACACCCTGGTGATCGACGGCGGCGTCACCGTCACGGTGGAGGAACTGCCGCCCCTGGTTCTTTCCGGGTCGCTCCGGCTGCCCCGCCTGTGCATCGCCTTCGCCTTTGCCGAAGGCGACGGCGCCGCGTTCCTGGCTGCCTGGGACCGGGCCTTTCAGCGCGGTGGGGGATAGTGGTCACACGATCGGGGCGCCGAAGCCCCAGGAATAGGGGACCGGACCCGACAAAGCCACCTCGTCGCCATCCTCCAGCCCGCGCTCCAGATTGACCGGAGCCCCCAATTGCCGGGTGACATCCTTGCCGTTGACCAGCACCAGGAAGATCTTGTCCCTGGGCACGCCGAAACGACGAACCAGATCGCCGATCACCGTCCCGGCCGGGACATCCAGGTCCAGCGGCGCACAGCCGCCAGCATAGGAGGTCAGGCTGTTGAACATCTTGAGACGGATGGCGATGGTCGGCGCCAGGCCAGAATTGTCGCCGATACCGCGATTTGAAATGCCTGTTTTATGGCGCGCATCCATTCCTTCCGATCCTTTTCCTTCCAGGTCATCGGGCGTCAAAGGTAACGCACAATGGTCCAAGATTCATATTCGCCCCTGGCCGGGCGGCCGGTCAGGTTGTCGTCGACGAAAAAGACGCTCGGGGCGTCGAAACGGCTCTCAAGGTGAAAAAGAACGTGCTTCCCCGTCCCATTTCGGACTCCAGCCAGATGGTCCCGCCAAAGCGATGGACGATGCGCCGGCACAGGGTAAGGCCGATGCCGGTACCTTCGGCGTCGCCGGACGGGTCCAGCCGCTGAAAGATCTCGAAGATCTTGTCGTGATAGGCGGGCTCGATGCCGATTCCGTTGTCGGCCAGGCTGAACCGCCACAGATCGGAGCCAGTCCGCTCGGCCGCGATGGCGATCTGCAGCGGCCGCTCCCGGCTCCGGTACTTGACGGCGTTGCCGATCAGATTCTGAAACAGGCTGACCAGATAGGTCTCCACCGCCAGGACCTCCGGCAGGGCGCCGATGCGGATTTCCGCCCCGCAGCCTTCCAGGTCGGGGCGAAGATTGCCCATGGCCAGATGGAGCGCACGGGCCACCGAAACCGGCTCCAGCGGGGCGGCCTGACGCGAGACCCTGGAATATTCCAGCAGATCGGAGATCAGCAAGGTCATCTTCTTGGAATTCTCGACGATGAAGTCGATGAAATCATTGGCGTCGGCGCCCAGATGCCCCTTGTAGCGGCGTTCGAGAAGCTGGGCGTAGCTGACGATATTGCGCAGCGGCGTGCGCAGGTCGTGCGACGCCACATAGGCGAATTGTTCAAGGTCGGCATTGGACTGGGCCAGATTGTGAGCCTGGGCGGCCAGCGAACGCTGCGCGTCCTCGGCCGCCTCCTTGGCCGCCCGCAGGTCCCGGGTCATGGTTTGCGCCAGTTGCAGCGCCCGCTCCCGCCCCGTGGCCATCAGCCAGACCAGGGAGGACAGCAGCAGGCTCAGCCCGATGCCTGCAACGGCGACGACGGTCGCCGTGTCGCGCCCCGGCCCACCCTCGAACGCTTGGCGCATCTTCGCCGCAAGCGTCCATGTGTGACCGCCCACCACCAGATATTCGTTGCTGGCGAAAACCGTCGCGGCGCCGGCGTCTTCCGGCGATTTGTACAA
It encodes the following:
- a CDS encoding CHASE domain-containing protein, encoding MTSPRLKLLPWLVLLASLGVTWLAWDHERDTAQEQLRRQFDFALRDMAGRIEQRVMTYEQMLRGVQGMFSIVGISERDMLASYVDALQPDANFSGIQAIGIVESVAADRLDEHLGAMRRLGFVDYEIQPDGRREAYAPIVQREPNIGVNRSRLGFDTWSDPVRREAMEKARDSGMPVISGKVQLSVDSGAGAPPGFIMYMPVFGKGLPRQNVAQRRASLAGWVFVSFRVKDVMASLYGELPQGLAFTIYDGVTLADRDVLYKSPEDAGAATVFASNEYLVVGGHTWTLAAKMRQAFEGGPGRDTATVVAVAGIGLSLLLSSLVWLMATGRERALQLAQTMTRDLRAAKEAAEDAQRSLAAQAHNLAQSNADLEQFAYVASHDLRTPLRNIVSYAQLLERRYKGHLGADANDFIDFIVENSKKMTLLISDLLEYSRVSRQAAPLEPVSVARALHLAMGNLRPDLEGCGAEIRIGALPEVLAVETYLVSLFQNLIGNAVKYRSRERPLQIAIAAERTGSDLWRFSLADNGIGIEPAYHDKIFEIFQRLDPSGDAEGTGIGLTLCRRIVHRFGGTIWLESEMGRGSTFFFTLRAVSTPRASFSSTTT
- a CDS encoding MoaD/ThiS family protein, with translation MDARHKTGISNRGIGDNSGLAPTIAIRLKMFNSLTSYAGGCAPLDLDVPAGTVIGDLVRRFGVPRDKIFLVLVNGKDVTRQLGAPVNLERGLEDGDEVALSGPVPYSWGFGAPIV